One Candidatus Angelobacter sp. genomic window carries:
- a CDS encoding helix-turn-helix transcriptional regulator: MPTVAEQLRAAREAQGLSIYQVAEITKIKTDHVRALEDGNYTTFAATVYLRGFVRTYATLVRLDVPAVMALLEAELSHTEKFHAPPPLSREPRAFLDVVMLQMSKVNWRVALPSVGAALALLVLVLGYRAWRGHQSKDPLNGLGPGLYQPSQKQSGDTLPLPPVQPTK, from the coding sequence ATGCCCACAGTTGCCGAACAACTCCGCGCGGCGCGCGAGGCGCAGGGCCTCAGCATTTATCAAGTCGCCGAGATCACCAAGATCAAGACCGACCATGTCCGCGCCCTGGAGGACGGGAACTACACCACTTTCGCTGCGACGGTCTATCTCCGGGGTTTTGTGCGCACCTATGCGACGCTGGTCAGGCTCGATGTGCCGGCAGTGATGGCCCTGCTCGAGGCGGAACTCAGCCACACGGAAAAATTCCACGCCCCGCCGCCACTCAGCCGTGAACCTCGGGCATTCCTCGACGTGGTCATGTTGCAAATGTCCAAGGTCAACTGGCGTGTGGCCCTGCCTTCGGTTGGCGCGGCGCTGGCGCTGCTTGTCCTCGTCCTCGGCTATCGCGCGTGGCGGGGCCATCAGTCCAAGGACCCGCTGAACGGCCTCGGCCCGGGTCTTTATCAACCTTCGCAAAAACAGTCGGGCGATACCCTCCCGCTTCCGCCCGTCCAACCCACAAAATAA